In a single window of the Bacillus clarus genome:
- a CDS encoding sigma-54 interaction domain-containing protein, with product MAFSFPSIKELIKYFSTNNTFDISHIEQRHGEFYYYPSSAEPFTCAVLYEKDSFSTLIEAFSNHLAVVIVNKTQDPICCITAKQMIPFLYRSYNQLQAFYETVIQTTDSSVTVIDDKECVRTWTDGAEKIFSVQHENIIGQPITRFFDYKDLEILQSLHTGKSIVAQYHQPRSDLFVLINSNPVYCENKIIGAVVSETDVTNQVVLNEKLFNMSHEVHRLEQEVAKYKDTPDPFHSMKGKSPIIQRTIQLARKVCSVKSTVLILGESGVGKELFAKAIHEASEKANAPFISINCGAIPEALFESELFGYERGAFSGANSKGKKGKIELAQGGTLFLDEIGEMPLDMQVKLLRVLQERKYYRVGGEKEINIDFRIIAATNRDLQEEMQKGKFREDLYYRLNVVSLHIPPLRERREDIIELTYSFLNDFSITYKRPGHDLPSEIMHELLHYNWPGNIRELRNVIERLVVFATDGIIKQEYLPFHTNNTSEEITSHSLLANNSNSILSLQEEMEQYEKKVIERALRILNGNKLECAKQLGVTRATLYNRLKRLGLY from the coding sequence ATGGCATTTTCATTTCCATCAATAAAAGAACTTATAAAATATTTTTCAACAAATAATACGTTCGACATTAGCCATATCGAACAAAGACATGGAGAATTTTATTACTATCCTTCATCTGCAGAGCCATTTACTTGTGCGGTCCTATATGAAAAAGACTCTTTTTCGACCTTAATCGAAGCATTTTCTAACCATTTAGCAGTCGTTATTGTTAATAAAACGCAAGACCCTATATGCTGTATAACAGCTAAACAAATGATCCCTTTTCTCTATCGCTCATACAATCAATTACAAGCATTTTATGAAACCGTTATTCAAACGACTGATTCTTCAGTCACTGTTATCGATGATAAAGAATGTGTTCGAACATGGACAGACGGTGCCGAGAAAATCTTTTCCGTACAACATGAAAACATAATCGGACAACCTATTACTCGTTTTTTCGATTACAAAGATTTAGAAATCCTGCAATCATTACATACAGGGAAAAGTATAGTCGCCCAGTATCATCAACCTCGCTCCGATCTGTTTGTATTAATCAATTCAAATCCTGTTTATTGCGAGAACAAAATTATCGGTGCAGTCGTTTCTGAAACAGATGTTACAAACCAAGTTGTACTAAATGAAAAATTATTTAATATGTCACATGAAGTGCACCGTTTAGAACAAGAAGTAGCAAAATATAAGGACACACCCGATCCCTTTCATTCCATGAAAGGAAAAAGTCCTATCATACAAAGGACCATTCAATTAGCTAGAAAAGTTTGTTCTGTTAAATCAACTGTCTTAATACTAGGAGAAAGCGGTGTCGGAAAAGAGTTGTTTGCAAAAGCAATTCATGAGGCCAGTGAGAAAGCAAATGCCCCTTTCATCTCCATTAACTGCGGTGCAATTCCAGAAGCGTTATTCGAAAGTGAATTATTCGGATACGAGCGCGGAGCTTTTTCTGGCGCGAATAGTAAAGGTAAGAAAGGCAAAATAGAACTTGCACAAGGTGGCACTTTATTTCTCGATGAAATAGGCGAAATGCCGCTTGATATGCAAGTGAAACTTTTACGTGTACTGCAAGAGCGAAAGTATTACCGGGTTGGTGGAGAAAAAGAAATTAATATTGATTTCCGCATTATTGCAGCGACAAATCGTGATTTACAAGAAGAAATGCAAAAAGGAAAGTTCCGTGAAGATTTATACTATCGTTTAAATGTTGTTAGCTTACATATTCCGCCATTGCGCGAGCGAAGAGAAGACATAATCGAATTAACCTATTCCTTTTTAAATGACTTTTCAATTACCTATAAAAGGCCAGGGCATGATTTACCTTCAGAAATTATGCACGAACTCCTTCACTATAATTGGCCAGGGAATATTCGTGAGCTTCGTAACGTTATCGAAAGACTCGTCGTATTTGCAACAGATGGCATTATAAAACAAGAATATTTACCCTTTCATACAAATAATACTTCAGAAGAAATTACATCTCATTCCTTATTAGCCAATAACAGCAACTCAATTTTGTCTTTACAAGAAGAGATGGAGCAATATGAAAAGAAAGTAATCGAAAGAGCTTTACGAATTTTAAATGGTAATAAATTAGAATGTGCGAAACAACTCGGTGTAACAAGGGCTACATTATATAATCGCTTAAAAAGGCTCGGACTATACTAA